A single genomic interval of Apteryx mantelli isolate bAptMan1 chromosome 19, bAptMan1.hap1, whole genome shotgun sequence harbors:
- the RBFOX3 gene encoding RNA binding protein fox-1 homolog 3 isoform X1: MAQPYPPAQYPPPPQNGIPAEYAPPHPHPTQDYSGQSTVPEHAMTLYTPAQSHAEQPGTDASTQSIAGTQTVPQTDEVAQTDSQQLHSSENTDKQQPKRLHVSNIPFRFRDPDLRQMFGQFGKILDVEIIFNERGSKGFGFVTFETSTDADRAREKLNGTIVEGRKIEVNNATARVMTNKKATNPYTNGWKLNPVVGAVYGPEFYAVTGFPYPATGTAVAYRGAHLRGRGRAVYNTFRAAPPPPPIPTYGAVVYQDGFYGAEIYGGYAAYRYAQPAAAAAAYSDSYGRVYAAADPYHHTIGPAATYSIGTMASLYRGGYSRFTPY; the protein is encoded by the exons ATGGCCCAGCCCTACCCCCCGGCCCAGTACCCCCCGCCTCCCCAGAACGGGATCCCAGCAGAGTACGCGCCACCACATCCCCACCCCACGCAGGACTACTCGGGGCAAAGCACAGTACCGGAGCACGCCATGACCCTCTACACACCAGCACAGAGCCACGCCGAGCAGCCGGGCACCGACGCCAGCACACAGTCCATAGCAGGGACACAGACGGTACCG CAGACAGACGAAGTGGCACAGACAGACAGCCAACAGCTACATTCCTCAGAGAACACAGACAAGCAGCAGCCCAAGAGGTTACACGTCTCCAACATCCCCTTTCGGTTCCGGGACCCAGACCTGCGGCAAATGTTTGGG CAATTCGGGAAGATCCTCGACGTGGAGATAATTTTCAATGAGCGGGGCTCCAAG GGTTTTGGGTTTGTAACTTTTGAAACTAGCACAGATGCCGACCGGGCACGAGAGAAGCTGAATGGCACGATCGTAGAGGGCCGGAAGATTGAG GTGAACAACGCCACGGCCCGGGTCATGACGAACAAGAAGGCTACAAACCCCTACACCAACG GCTGGAAGCTGAACCCGGTGGTGGGAGCTGTCTACGGCCCCGAGTTCTATGCAG TAACGGGGTTCCCCTACCCGGCCACGGGGACAGCCGTGGCCTACCGAGGGGCCCACTTGCGGGGCCGAGGACGCGCCGTCTACAACACCTTCCGcgccgccccaccgccgccgcccatCCCCACCTACGGCGC GGTCGTGTACCAGGACGGGTTCTACGGAGCCGAGATCTAC GGGGGCTACGCCGCCTACAGATACGCCCagcccgcggcggcagcagcagcgtaCAGCGACAG TTACGGCAGAGTGTACGCAGCCGCCGACCCCTACCACCACACCATCGGCCCTGCCGCCACGTACAGCATCGGCACCATG GCTAGTCTATACCGAGGAGGGTACAGCCGCTTCACTCCCTACTAG
- the RBFOX3 gene encoding RNA binding protein fox-1 homolog 3 isoform X3, translating to MAQPYPPAQYPPPPQNGIPAEYAPPHPHPTQDYSGQSTVPEHAMTLYTPAQSHAEQPGTDASTQSIAGTQTVPQTDEVAQTDSQQLHSSENTDKQQPKRLHVSNIPFRFRDPDLRQMFGQFGKILDVEIIFNERGSKGFGFVTFETSTDADRAREKLNGTIVEGRKIEVNNATARVMTNKKATNPYTNGWKLNPVVGAVYGPEFYAVTGFPYPATGTAVAYRGAHLRGRGRAVYNTFRAAPPPPPIPTYGAVVYQDGFYGAEIYGGYAAYRYAQPAAAAAAYSDSYGRVYAAADPYHHTIGPAATYSIGTM from the exons ATGGCCCAGCCCTACCCCCCGGCCCAGTACCCCCCGCCTCCCCAGAACGGGATCCCAGCAGAGTACGCGCCACCACATCCCCACCCCACGCAGGACTACTCGGGGCAAAGCACAGTACCGGAGCACGCCATGACCCTCTACACACCAGCACAGAGCCACGCCGAGCAGCCGGGCACCGACGCCAGCACACAGTCCATAGCAGGGACACAGACGGTACCG CAGACAGACGAAGTGGCACAGACAGACAGCCAACAGCTACATTCCTCAGAGAACACAGACAAGCAGCAGCCCAAGAGGTTACACGTCTCCAACATCCCCTTTCGGTTCCGGGACCCAGACCTGCGGCAAATGTTTGGG CAATTCGGGAAGATCCTCGACGTGGAGATAATTTTCAATGAGCGGGGCTCCAAG GGTTTTGGGTTTGTAACTTTTGAAACTAGCACAGATGCCGACCGGGCACGAGAGAAGCTGAATGGCACGATCGTAGAGGGCCGGAAGATTGAG GTGAACAACGCCACGGCCCGGGTCATGACGAACAAGAAGGCTACAAACCCCTACACCAACG GCTGGAAGCTGAACCCGGTGGTGGGAGCTGTCTACGGCCCCGAGTTCTATGCAG TAACGGGGTTCCCCTACCCGGCCACGGGGACAGCCGTGGCCTACCGAGGGGCCCACTTGCGGGGCCGAGGACGCGCCGTCTACAACACCTTCCGcgccgccccaccgccgccgcccatCCCCACCTACGGCGC GGTCGTGTACCAGGACGGGTTCTACGGAGCCGAGATCTAC GGGGGCTACGCCGCCTACAGATACGCCCagcccgcggcggcagcagcagcgtaCAGCGACAG TTACGGCAGAGTGTACGCAGCCGCCGACCCCTACCACCACACCATCGGCCCTGCCGCCACGTACAGCATCGGCACCATG TGA
- the RBFOX3 gene encoding RNA binding protein fox-1 homolog 3 isoform X4: protein MAQPYPPAQYPPPPQNGIPAEYAPPHPHPTQDYSGQSTVPEHAMTLYTPAQSHAEQPGTDASTQSIAGTQTVPQTDEVAQTDSQQLHSSENTDKQQPKRLHVSNIPFRFRDPDLRQMFGQFGKILDVEIIFNERGSKVNNATARVMTNKKATNPYTNGWKLNPVVGAVYGPEFYAVTGFPYPATGTAVAYRGAHLRGRGRAVYNTFRAAPPPPPIPTYGAVVYQDGFYGAEIYGGYAAYRYAQPAAAAAAYSDSYGRVYAAADPYHHTIGPAATYSIGTMASLYRGGYSRFTPY from the exons ATGGCCCAGCCCTACCCCCCGGCCCAGTACCCCCCGCCTCCCCAGAACGGGATCCCAGCAGAGTACGCGCCACCACATCCCCACCCCACGCAGGACTACTCGGGGCAAAGCACAGTACCGGAGCACGCCATGACCCTCTACACACCAGCACAGAGCCACGCCGAGCAGCCGGGCACCGACGCCAGCACACAGTCCATAGCAGGGACACAGACGGTACCG CAGACAGACGAAGTGGCACAGACAGACAGCCAACAGCTACATTCCTCAGAGAACACAGACAAGCAGCAGCCCAAGAGGTTACACGTCTCCAACATCCCCTTTCGGTTCCGGGACCCAGACCTGCGGCAAATGTTTGGG CAATTCGGGAAGATCCTCGACGTGGAGATAATTTTCAATGAGCGGGGCTCCAAG GTGAACAACGCCACGGCCCGGGTCATGACGAACAAGAAGGCTACAAACCCCTACACCAACG GCTGGAAGCTGAACCCGGTGGTGGGAGCTGTCTACGGCCCCGAGTTCTATGCAG TAACGGGGTTCCCCTACCCGGCCACGGGGACAGCCGTGGCCTACCGAGGGGCCCACTTGCGGGGCCGAGGACGCGCCGTCTACAACACCTTCCGcgccgccccaccgccgccgcccatCCCCACCTACGGCGC GGTCGTGTACCAGGACGGGTTCTACGGAGCCGAGATCTAC GGGGGCTACGCCGCCTACAGATACGCCCagcccgcggcggcagcagcagcgtaCAGCGACAG TTACGGCAGAGTGTACGCAGCCGCCGACCCCTACCACCACACCATCGGCCCTGCCGCCACGTACAGCATCGGCACCATG GCTAGTCTATACCGAGGAGGGTACAGCCGCTTCACTCCCTACTAG
- the RBFOX3 gene encoding RNA binding protein fox-1 homolog 3 isoform X2, with product MAQPYPPAQYPPPPQNGIPAEYAPPHPHPTQDYSGQSTVPEHAMTLYTPAQSHAEQPGTDASTQSIAGTQTVPTDEVAQTDSQQLHSSENTDKQQPKRLHVSNIPFRFRDPDLRQMFGQFGKILDVEIIFNERGSKGFGFVTFETSTDADRAREKLNGTIVEGRKIEVNNATARVMTNKKATNPYTNGWKLNPVVGAVYGPEFYAVTGFPYPATGTAVAYRGAHLRGRGRAVYNTFRAAPPPPPIPTYGAVVYQDGFYGAEIYGGYAAYRYAQPAAAAAAYSDSYGRVYAAADPYHHTIGPAATYSIGTMASLYRGGYSRFTPY from the exons ATGGCCCAGCCCTACCCCCCGGCCCAGTACCCCCCGCCTCCCCAGAACGGGATCCCAGCAGAGTACGCGCCACCACATCCCCACCCCACGCAGGACTACTCGGGGCAAAGCACAGTACCGGAGCACGCCATGACCCTCTACACACCAGCACAGAGCCACGCCGAGCAGCCGGGCACCGACGCCAGCACACAGTCCATAGCAGGGACACAGACGGTACCG ACAGACGAAGTGGCACAGACAGACAGCCAACAGCTACATTCCTCAGAGAACACAGACAAGCAGCAGCCCAAGAGGTTACACGTCTCCAACATCCCCTTTCGGTTCCGGGACCCAGACCTGCGGCAAATGTTTGGG CAATTCGGGAAGATCCTCGACGTGGAGATAATTTTCAATGAGCGGGGCTCCAAG GGTTTTGGGTTTGTAACTTTTGAAACTAGCACAGATGCCGACCGGGCACGAGAGAAGCTGAATGGCACGATCGTAGAGGGCCGGAAGATTGAG GTGAACAACGCCACGGCCCGGGTCATGACGAACAAGAAGGCTACAAACCCCTACACCAACG GCTGGAAGCTGAACCCGGTGGTGGGAGCTGTCTACGGCCCCGAGTTCTATGCAG TAACGGGGTTCCCCTACCCGGCCACGGGGACAGCCGTGGCCTACCGAGGGGCCCACTTGCGGGGCCGAGGACGCGCCGTCTACAACACCTTCCGcgccgccccaccgccgccgcccatCCCCACCTACGGCGC GGTCGTGTACCAGGACGGGTTCTACGGAGCCGAGATCTAC GGGGGCTACGCCGCCTACAGATACGCCCagcccgcggcggcagcagcagcgtaCAGCGACAG TTACGGCAGAGTGTACGCAGCCGCCGACCCCTACCACCACACCATCGGCCCTGCCGCCACGTACAGCATCGGCACCATG GCTAGTCTATACCGAGGAGGGTACAGCCGCTTCACTCCCTACTAG
- the ENGASE gene encoding cytosolic endo-beta-N-acetylglucosaminidase has protein sequence MDGERDAGGRRGKRAGPEAGPAAAAEAAEAAAEAAAEETEAEAAAERAGRRRRSSEPAAEARGTTVLHEAVSYSPQPLSARHFDTSTTEPVSFFLSSLEELLAWRPTGDDDFNVAATPLAKRQPPLHAARPRTLVCHDMKGGYLEDRFIQGSATRNPYVFYHWRYIDVFVYFSHRTVTIPPVCWTNAAHRNGVPVLGTFIAEWVDGEKLCEAFLAGGPEAYRAVSEQLARIAQHYRFDGWFVNLENKLSEAAVRNLPLFLRHLTARVHEAVPGGLVLWYDSIVQSGQLQWQNELNEQNREFFDACDGLFVNYNWKEEQLERSKSLAGQRLTDVYFGIDVFARGDVLGGGFDSDKPLSLIRKHGFSAAIFAPGWVYERLGEENFLQNENEFWGLLAEHLPTHSICTLPFATSFSLGMGSGRFVAGKEEEAGPWYDLSTQEIQPLYAERQGGLSTSCCLGDAWRGGSSLRVQGTILAGEERVAVRLFSFQVPAPPKLLLTLLYKLEGPQRDELAVSLELATQDSGSCRTDGVTPVAEPDARHHPRFLPAPPPGLAELLGGCARGARGWTSRCYELDLQDCSLHDLSLLVSRHQASPRDTSFACLLGEVQVLDAASLAGSPPQVLHVWASQLRWQEGPGAELLSLSLTLRWSYPPGRARGFRVRCEGARCPGGRPGPPWLLGLAQGCAYRAVGLAVPRPAARQPCRLELLVEPVRADGLPVPPERWGRLLLVYSEPAGSAS, from the exons ATGGACGGGGAGCGGGAcgcgggcggccggcgcggcaAGAGAGCCGGACCcgaggccgggccggcggcggcggcggaggcggcggaggcAGCGGCGGAGGCAGCGGCGGAGGAAacggaggcggaggcggcggcggagcgggccgggcggcggcggcggag CTCGGAGCCCGCGGCGGAGGCGCGGGGAACCACCGTGCTGCACGAAGCCGTCAGCTACAGCCCCCAGCCCCTGTCAG CGAGGCACTTCGACACCAGCACGACGGAGCCGGTCAGCTTCTTCCTGTCgagcctggaggagctgctggcctGGCGGCCCACCGGCGACGACGACTTCAACGTCGCCGCCACGCCGCTGGCGAAGCGCCAGCCGCCGCTGCACGCCGCGAGGCCCCGGACGCTGGTGTGCCACGACATGAAGGGCGGCTACCTGGAGGACAG GTTCATCCAGGGCTCAGCCACGCGCAACCCCTACGTCTTCTACCACTGGCGGTACATCGATGTCTTCGTCTACTTCAGCCACCGCACGGTGACCATCCCGCCCGTGTGCTGGACCAACGCGGCCCACAGGAACGGGGTCCCCGTGCTGG GCACCTTCATCGCGGAGTGGGTGGACGGGGAGAAGCTGTGCGAGGCGTTCCTGGCCGGCGGGCCGGAGGCGTACCGCGCCGTCAGCGAGCAGCTGGCCCGCATCGCCCAGCACTACCGCTTCGACGGCTGGTTCGTCAACCTGGAGAACAAGCTGAGC GAGGCCGCGGTGAGGAATTTGCCCCTCTTCCTGCGGCACCTGACGGCGCGGGTGCACGAGGCCGTGCCGGGGGGGCTGGTGCTCTGGTACGACAGCATCGTGCAGAGCGGCCAGCTGCAATGGCAGAATGAGCTGAACGAGCAGAACAG GGAGTTCTTTGACGCCTGCGACGGGCTGTTCGTCAACTACAACTGGAAGGAGGAGCAGCTGGAGCGCTCCAAGAGCCTGGCCGGGCAGCGCCTCACCGACGTCTACTTTGGCATCGACGTCTTCGCCCGCGGCGATGTGCTCGGCGGCGGCTTCGACTCTGACAAG CCCCTGAGCCTGATCCGCAAGCACGGCTTCTCCGCTGCCATCTTTGCCCCCGGCTGGGTCTACGAGCGCCTGGGGGAGGAGAACTTCCTGCAGAACGAGAATGA GTTTTGGGGCTTGCTGGCGGAGCACCTGCCCACGCACAGCATCTGCACGCTGCCCTTCGCGACCTCCTTCAGCCTGGGCATGGGCAGCGGCCGCTTCGTCGCCGGGAAG GAGGAAGAGGCCGGGCCCTGGTACGACCTGAGCACTCAGGAGATCCAGCCCCTCTACGCCGAGCGCCAGGGCGGGCTGAGCACGAGCTGCTGCCTGGGGGACGCCTGGCGCGGCGGCAGCTCCCTGCGGGTGCAGGGCACCATACTCGCCGGCGAGGAGCGCGTTGCCGTCCG CCTTTTCTCTTTCCAGGTGCCGGCGCCCCCCAAGCTCCTCCTGACCCTGCTCTACAAGCTGGAGGGGCCGCAGCGCGACGAGCTCGCTGTTTCCCTGGAGCTCGCCACCCAGGACTCGGGGTCCTGCCGCACGGACGGCGTCACCCCCGTGGCCG AGCCTGATGCCCGGCATCACCCCCGGTtcctgccggcgccgccgcccggcctcgccGAGCTGCTCGGCGGCTgcgcccgcggcgcccgcggcTGGACCAGCCG GTGCTACGAGCTGGACTTGCAGGACTGCAGCCTGCACGACCTCTCCTTGCTGGTGTCCCGCCACCAGGCCAGCCCGCGCGACACCAGCTTCGCCTGCCTCCTCGGCGAGGTCCAG GTGCTGGACGCCGCCAGCCTGGCGGGCTCCCCGCCGCAGGTGCTGCACGTCTGGGCCTCGCAGCTGCGGTGGCAGGAGGGCCCCGGCGCCGAGCTGCTCTCGCTCAGCCTCACGCTGCGCTGGTCCTAcccgcccggccgggcccgcggcTTCCGCGTGCGCTGCGAGGGCGCGCGGTGCCCCGGgggccggccggggccgccgtggctgctggggctggcgcaGGGCTGCGCGTAccgcgccgtggggctggcagtgccgcggcccgccgcccggcagccctgccgcctggagctgctggtggagcCGGTGCGCGCCGACGGGCTGCCCGTGCCGCCCGAGCGCTGGGGGCGCCTGCTCCTCGTCTACTCCGAGCCGGCTGGCAGTGCCAGCTGA
- the C1QTNF1 gene encoding complement C1q tumor necrosis factor-related protein 1, producing MEGLGAAGVLLLCCLLLPTAAGSQPSPSPHLQMDPEEAPSQHHAARARWEQDSGAQEELPPQPRCVRCCEPPDQRYAYPPRQPLPQINMTILKGEKGDRGERGMQGKFGKMGVAGSRGHTGPKGQKGSVGAPGERCKSHYAAFSVGRKKPLHSNDYYQTLIFDTEFVNLYEHFNMFTGKFYCYVPGIYYFSLNVHTWNQKETYLHIMHNGAEVVILYAQVSDRSIMQSQSVMLELQEKDEVWVRLYKGERENAVFSDEYDTYITFSGHLIKYSGDP from the exons atggaggGGCTTGGGGCAGCCGGtgtcctgctgctctgctgcctgctgctgcccaccgctgcaggcagccagcccagccccagcccgcatTTGCAGATGGACCCCGAGGAGGCGCCGTCCCAGCACCACGCTGCCAG GGCCAGGTGGGAGCAGGACAGCGGTGCCCAGGAGGAGCTGCCCCCACAGCCCCGCTGCGTCCGCTGCTGTGAGCCACCCGACCAGCGCTACGCCTACCCCCCGCGCCAGCCCCTGCCTCAGATCAACATGACCATCCTGAAAG GAGAGAAGGGAGACCGAGGCGAGCGAGGCATGCAGGGGAAGTTCGGCAAGATGGGGGTGGCCGGCAGCAGGGGCCACACGGGGCCCAAGGGGCAGAAGGGCAGCGTGGGCGCCCCGGGGGAGCGCTGCAAGAGCCACTACGCAGCCTTCTCGGTGGGCCGCAAGAAACCCCTGCACAGCAATGACTACTACCAAACGCTGATCTTCGACACGGAGTTTGTCAACCTCTACGAACACTTCAACATGTTCACGGGCAAATTCTACTGCTACGTCCCCGGGATCTACTACTTCAGCCTCAACGTGCACACCTGGAACCAGAAGGAGACTTACCTGCACATCATGCACAACGGGGCGGAGGTGGTGATCCTCTACGCCCAGGTGAGCGACCGCAGCATCATGCAGAGCCAGAGCGTcatgctggagctgcaggagaagGACGAGGTCTGGGTGCGGCTCTACAAGGGCGAGCGCGAGAACGCTGTTTTCAGTGATGAGTACGACACCTACATCACCTTCAGCGGCCACCTCATCAAGTACAGCGGGGACCCCtga